GCGGAATAAGCACGATCACGTGGTATTTTTATTTTCCGATAATACTTCAATAATCTTTAATGATCCAAGAAGATTTGGATTAGTTATTATTTTAAGCAAAGAACAAGAAATAAATTTTTTTGATGGTTTTGGAATAGAGCCCCTCACGGATGAATTCAGTGGAGACTATTTACAGGAGTTGCTGAAAAACAAAAAAGTGAATATCAAATCAGCATTAATGGACAATAAATTAATAGTTGGCGTAGGCAATATATATGCTTCTGAAAGTTTGTTTAGAGCCCGCATATCACCACTCAGGTCAGCAAAAGACTTGACCTATAGAGAGTGCGAAAAACTTGCTGCTGAAATAAAAAATACTCTGAGTGATGCAATTGCTGCAGGCGGTTCAACACTGAAAGATTATGCACAGCCATCTGGATCTGCTGGATACTTTCAAAATAACTTTTACGTATATGGTAAAGTTCAAAAACCTTGCAAAATCTGCAACAATATCATAACACTTATACGACAAAATGGCCGTAGCACTTATTTCTGCAACGTATGTCAGAATTAAGATTTTATTTTTGAATATGACATTTTTACCTGAAAAAGATCCGATTAACTTGTTTTCAAAGTGGTATGAAGAAGTACTTAATTCTCCGTGTAAACAACCAACTGCAATGACGCTAGCAACTTGTAGCAAAGACTGCATTCCATCTGCAAGAGTAGTATTACTAAAGGAATACAGCAAAGAAGGTTTTGTGTTCTTCACTAACATAAATAGTAGAAAAGGAAAAGAATTGACCGAGAACCCTAAAGCTGCATTAGTGTTTCACTGGATAGAATTTGCTAGGCAAGTGCGAATTGAAGGAGATGTTAAACTTCTAAACGATGAAAGAACTGACAAATACTTCTCTTCTCGAGCGCGCGATAGTCAAATTAGCGCATGGTGCTCAAAACAATCGAGCATTCTGAAAGATTGGCAAGATTTTGAGCAAGCTATAAAATTGAAGGAGAAAGAATTTTACAATACACAAGTTTCTCGTCCTAACTTTTGGGTGGGATTTTGCGTAATCCCAAAAGTAATTGAATTTTGGCAAGAAGGTGAATATAGGAGACACACTAGGTTTAGATATACTCTTATTAAAGAAAGCAATTGGAAAGTGGAACAATTGTATCCCTAGCTACATTCGTTATTGGAAAGCTGAAGGAAGGTATCCGTTCAGCAGAGTGGCAAAATAGGTAGACAAAGTGCTCTAAAAAGATAGTCATAGAGTAAATGTGAGCTTACAATAAATGGTGTCATCCCAGTGCCCAGACACTGGGATGGCTTTGTTGCATCGCTAGCTATGATGGATTAAAGATAAAAAAGATGGAGAATATCAGTAGCTTATTATTCTGGTATTTATAACAAGAACGGTCAGTGAATACCTAAATTTGAGTAAAAGAAATTTCACTACCACTCACTAATCCGGCTAAAATTCAAGAATTTCAATGCTTTAGCTATTTTCAATAGAATTAAGTTTATTAATATAAATAATAAATTACTATTCTTAAATTTGATCAGATTGATTGCAAAAAAACAAGATTTTCAATAGGTTGCTTATAATCCTAGCTATAGTTATACCAATTCCCACTATACAAAGAACAGATAGAAGATAATGGAAAAAAAGCTATACTAAAGTAAGTGAAATAGCGAGGTTTAAATGGCATTAAGGTCAAAACTATTAGACGAAAAAGTTGTAAATTTGGCGAAAGAAATGTTAAAAAAGGTCAGAAATAATGCATATGTTTCAAAAAAGTTACAAGCGGTAATAGCAGGAAAAGAAAGTAGTATAAGCGCTGTAGCAAGAATATGTAAAATTTCAAGGACTGCTTTGACTGAATGGATAAAGCATCTAAAATTTGGTAGAGTAGAAAAACTATTTGCCCCGTCTCAGCGGCGAAGAAAAAGCAAATTAAACAAAAATCAACGTAAGCAAATTGAAATATGGGTAGAAAAAAATCCAAATATTACTATTAAGGAAGTGCGAATAAAAATCTCAGAGGAATTTGACCTAAACATCGGTAAATCAACAGTGCACCGTGAGATACAAAGGATGAAATTTTCTTACATAACACCAAGGCCAATGCACCATAAACAAGATAAAAACAAGCAAGAAGAGTTTAAAAAATACTTCAATAAAATAGTCAATTCCCACCCTGAAAAGGAGGTATTTTTTTGATGAATCACGATTTGGAACTCATTCAAAAATCGGACACGGATGGTTCAAAAAAGGGATCAGAACGCAGGTTAAAATAAAAATCGGTAGACAAAATTTCTATATCTACAGTGCGGTAAATCCAAGAAGCGGTAAGGAAATTAGCCTACTTGCTCCATATGTAAACACTGATTGTATGAATATATTTCTGGAGCAGATGTCGAAAGATTTAGGCACGAAAGAAGCCTTTCTTGTAATGGATTGTGCAAGTTGGCATAGATCAAAAAGTTTGAAATTTCAGGAAAACATTACCATTATATACTTGCCTCCTTATTCACCTGAACTGAATCCTGTTGAGAGGTTGTGGCAATATATCAAACACAATACTTTACGCAACAGAGTCTACGATACCATAGGCTTACTTGAAGATGTTGTGTGTAATTTTATTGTCAGTATTTCCAGCACTACTATTAAACGAGTTTGTAATGTTTCTTATTTGTTCGATTAGTAATGGAATTTGGTATTAGCCTTTCATAAGTAGCGATGCAACAAAGCCCACTGGGATCCAGAAAAATTGACTGTAAACAGGCACACTATACAACATTTTCGATCAAAAGCTGGATCCCAGTGTCTGGGCACTGGGATGACAAGAAAGGGAACACTGGAATTTTTGTTTCAGTATTTGTACATTAGCCATGCACCTGAACAGATACGAAGGAAGTTAGTGGCGGTCACATACTCTTTCATCACAATGATAAAGAAGCTTACCTTTATCTCTGACGTATTTTAAAGGAATTTTGGGATTATTGATGTCTTTACCACCGGTGTCATGCCATTTCTTTTCCCATGTAATATAATATGGCTCAAGGTCTTGCGGCGTTAATTTATATATTTCTTTCAGCTCTATTCCTTCGTAAATAGCAAATATCCAATCCACCTTTCGGTATTTTGCAATTATTGTCGGATTCATATGATGATGAGTAGAAAAGCTTTTTGTAAGAAGAGCATTTACTGATTTAAGCTCATATTCATTACCATACTCATCAATGGCATCATTTCCCTCGCGTGCTGGAAGAATAGTGAGTCCAGTTAGTAATAAGACTTGTAGGATTTTCCCGCCGTTATCCTGAAAGATATCATTTATACCATGCTTAACAGCAAACTCCTGATACTTCCGTATATGAGGAAATATATCTTTCAGACATTTTCTGTCTTGATCCTGATTTAGAAGTGCAGTAGGTTCAACACCAAGGGCATCTGCTATGCGCTCAACATTATCTATAGAGATATTTCTCTCACCACGTTCAACGGAGCCTATATATGTTCTGTGTAATTCACATAAATCAGCAAGAGTTTCTTGGGAAAGCCCTTTTATATTTCTTATCTTTCGTATATTCTGGGAAAGAAGTAACCGCAAAGATTGTTTTTTTATTTTTGTCATCTTTGTAAGATAATAGTTGACAATTATAAGTCTACAGACTATAAGTATCTTTCATATGGCACATATATTGGAAAAATTTAAATTTAATAATAAACCCACATATACTACAGACAGGGGAGCTGCATATTGTGGAGACTCTCTTAACCTATTGCCGCAATTACCAGATAATAGCTTAGATCTCGTAATCACCAGTCCACCGTTTGCTTTGCAAAGAAAAAAAGAATACGGAAATGAATCCCAAGCCGAATATGTTGCCTGGCTTAGTCAATTTGCAAAATTAGTACATAGCAAACTCAAAGATACAGGCAGTTTTGTACTTGATCTAGGTGGGGCTTATGAAAAAGGCGTGCCATCCAGAAGTTTATATAATTTTAGAGTGCTTATACATTTCTGTGATGACATAGGCTTCTTCCTTGCAGAAGATTTCTATTGGTATAATCCTTCTAAGTTGCCAAGTCCAATTGAATGGGTAAATAAGAGAAAAATCAGAGCAAAAGATTCTGTTAATACAGTATGGTGGTTCAGCAAAACTGAGTGGCCTAAAGCAGATGTCACAAAGGTGCTAGTGGAATACAGTGGCCGCATGAAAAAACTTATCGAGAACCCAAAGGCTTATTATACTCCAAAAGA
This genomic interval from Wolbachia endosymbiont (group A) of Rhinocyllus conicus contains the following:
- a CDS encoding helix-turn-helix domain-containing protein, yielding MTKIKKQSLRLLLSQNIRKIRNIKGLSQETLADLCELHRTYIGSVERGERNISIDNVERIADALGVEPTALLNQDQDRKCLKDIFPHIRKYQEFAVKHGINDIFQDNGGKILQVLLLTGLTILPAREGNDAIDEYGNEYELKSVNALLTKSFSTHHHMNPTIIAKYRKVDWIFAIYEGIELKEIYKLTPQDLEPYYITWEKKWHDTGGKDINNPKIPLKYVRDKGKLLYHCDERVCDRH
- a CDS encoding IS630 family transposase (programmed frameshift), which gives rise to MALRSKLLDEKVVNLAKEMLKKVRNNAYVSKKLQAVIAGKESSISAVARICKISRTALTEWIKHLKFGRVEKLFAPSQRRRKSKLNKNQRKQIEIWVEKNPNITIKEVRIKISEEFDLNIGKSTVHREIQRMKFSYITPRPMHHKQDKNKQEEFKKYFNKIVNSHPEKEVFFDESRFGTHSKIGHGWFKKGIRTQVKIKIGRQNFYIYSAVNPRSGKEISLLAPYVNTDCMNIFLEQMSKDLGTKEAFLVMDCASWHRSKSLKFQENITIIYLPPYSPELNPVERLWQYIKHNTLRNRVYDTIGLLEDVVCNFIVSISSTTIKRVCNVSYLFD
- a CDS encoding DNA-methyltransferase encodes the protein MAHILEKFKFNNKPTYTTDRGAAYCGDSLNLLPQLPDNSLDLVITSPPFALQRKKEYGNESQAEYVAWLSQFAKLVHSKLKDTGSFVLDLGGAYEKGVPSRSLYNFRVLIHFCDDIGFFLAEDFYWYNPSKLPSPIEWVNKRKIRAKDSVNTVWWFSKTEWPKADVTKVLVEYSGRMKKLIENPKAYYTPKERPSGHNIGSSFGKDNGGAIPSNLLQIPNSESNSQYLAACKELGVEEHPARFPAKLPQFFIRFLTQPGDVVLDIFAGSNTTGFVCEQENRYWLAFEENREYLAASAFRFLKKECSKETIYQRIVHGEEQVLKAKQSVLDLKFTQQSLVV
- the mutM gene encoding bifunctional DNA-formamidopyrimidine glycosylase/DNA-(apurinic or apyrimidinic site) lyase; amino-acid sequence: MPELPEVEVISNFLLDKIKNKQISNVIVNNWNLRAPITKNIDDMLKGKVIRNIKRRGKYTIWNTDGSMAVIIHLGMSGKLIYADHDQVRNKHDHVVFLFSDNTSIIFNDPRRFGLVIILSKEQEINFFDGFGIEPLTDEFSGDYLQELLKNKKVNIKSALMDNKLIVGVGNIYASESLFRARISPLRSAKDLTYRECEKLAAEIKNTLSDAIAAGGSTLKDYAQPSGSAGYFQNNFYVYGKVQKPCKICNNIITLIRQNGRSTYFCNVCQN
- the pdxH gene encoding pyridoxamine 5'-phosphate oxidase, with product MTFLPEKDPINLFSKWYEEVLNSPCKQPTAMTLATCSKDCIPSARVVLLKEYSKEGFVFFTNINSRKGKELTENPKAALVFHWIEFARQVRIEGDVKLLNDERTDKYFSSRARDSQISAWCSKQSSILKDWQDFEQAIKLKEKEFYNTQVSRPNFWVGFCVIPKVIEFWQEGEYRRHTRFRYTLIKESNWKVEQLYP